One genomic region from Patescibacteria group bacterium encodes:
- a CDS encoding TRAM domain-containing protein: MDTIRVKIEKLVFGGQGLGHFDGRVVLAWNALPGEEVEVEIIRKKKNYLEGVARNIISPSPDRVLTQESHFISCSPWQILSFNKENFWKKAIAKETYKKIGKFSWEGELEIVSDERAQYGYRNKMEYSFCADDNKEISLAFFERATNKLRPIEGCVLADKTLARAAEETTAWLKENSFLSGGLKTLILRSNLQGERLGALFVKDDLARLPESAPQGLRGFQIYFSRGNNPSSLPEKLLYESGEKFLEEQLLVSKLRYGALSFFQINIPLFEKALGDISLFLDSKNSVVDYYSGVGSISLPLADKFFEAVLVDNNEEAIGYAEENIKLNGRGHCRAVLSPAEKMAGFITPEKVIIFDPPRAGLHPKIAKKVLEEKPRRIIYLSCNLATQARDVGEFLRGGYELKFLRLYNFFPRTPHIEGLCVLET, from the coding sequence GTGGACACCATAAGGGTTAAAATAGAAAAATTGGTTTTCGGCGGACAGGGGCTGGGGCATTTTGATGGCCGAGTGGTTTTAGCTTGGAATGCTTTGCCGGGAGAAGAAGTGGAGGTGGAAATTATCAGAAAAAAGAAAAATTATCTGGAAGGCGTGGCGCGGAATATCATCAGCCCTTCGCCGGACAGAGTTTTAACTCAAGAGAGTCATTTTATTTCCTGCAGTCCGTGGCAAATTTTGTCTTTTAACAAAGAGAATTTTTGGAAAAAAGCCATCGCTAAAGAAACTTATAAAAAAATCGGGAAATTTTCTTGGGAGGGGGAGCTGGAAATAGTGTCAGATGAGCGGGCACAGTATGGTTATCGCAATAAGATGGAGTATAGTTTTTGCGCTGATGATAATAAGGAAATTTCCCTGGCTTTTTTTGAAAGAGCTACCAATAAATTACGGCCCATTGAGGGCTGTGTTTTAGCGGATAAAACTTTGGCTCGGGCGGCGGAGGAAACAACGGCTTGGTTAAAGGAAAATTCTTTTTTATCAGGGGGTTTAAAAACTTTAATTTTGAGAAGCAATTTACAGGGAGAACGCCTGGGTGCTCTTTTTGTTAAGGACGATTTAGCGCGCTTGCCCGAATCAGCGCCTCAAGGGTTGCGCGGTTTTCAAATTTATTTTTCCCGGGGCAACAATCCTTCTTCTTTGCCGGAAAAGTTATTATACGAGTCGGGTGAGAAATTTTTAGAAGAACAACTGCTTGTTTCTAAATTGAGATACGGCGCTTTAAGCTTTTTTCAGATAAATATCCCGCTTTTTGAAAAAGCTCTTGGTGATATCTCGCTATTTTTGGATTCTAAGAATTCGGTCGTGGATTATTATTCCGGCGTTGGTTCCATCAGTTTGCCCTTAGCCGATAAATTTTTCGAAGCGGTCTTGGTTGACAATAATGAAGAGGCCATTGGTTACGCCGAAGAGAATATCAAGCTTAACGGTCGCGGCCATTGCCGCGCGGTTTTATCACCGGCGGAAAAGATGGCGGGATTTATCACCCCGGAAAAAGTAATTATTTTTGACCCGCCCCGCGCCGGCCTGCATCCCAAGATTGCCAAAAAGGTATTGGAAGAAAAGCCTAGGAGAATAATTTATTTGTCCTGCAATTTAGCCACGCAAGCGCGGGATGTCGGAGAATTTTTGCGCGGCGGGTATGAATTGAAATTCTTGCGGTTATATAATTTTTTCCCCCGCACGCCGCACATCGAAGGGCTGTGCGTTTTAGAAACATAA
- a CDS encoding DJ-1/PfpI family protein: MSNFQKVLLVIAHKDFQLVEYSEAKQVLAAGGIEVVTASDEAGIATSGGGGGQTNVDLTLDEINPPEYDGLFIIGGPGALEHLDNEKSHKLLRDFVADNKAVGAICISTRILAHAGVLKNKKATGWNGDNELGGILSAAGAEYMRAPVVADGNLITATGPRVAAEWGMKILELFK, from the coding sequence ATGTCTAATTTTCAAAAAGTTTTATTGGTCATAGCGCATAAAGATTTCCAACTCGTGGAATACAGTGAAGCCAAGCAAGTTTTGGCAGCCGGCGGTATTGAAGTCGTGACAGCGAGCGATGAGGCAGGGATAGCCACGTCCGGAGGTGGCGGGGGACAGACAAATGTTGATTTGACGCTGGATGAAATAAATCCGCCGGAGTATGACGGTTTATTTATAATCGGCGGTCCCGGAGCTTTGGAACATTTGGATAACGAAAAATCGCATAAACTCCTGCGCGATTTTGTCGCCGATAACAAGGCGGTGGGAGCGATTTGTATTTCCACGCGTATTTTGGCCCACGCCGGAGTTTTGAAAAATAAAAAAGCCACCGGCTGGAATGGCGACAATGAACTGGGCGGAATTTTGTCAGCCGCCGGAGCCGAATATATGCGCGCGCCGGTGGTAGCAGATGGGAATTTAATTACTGCGACTGGCCCGCGGGTAGCGGCGGAATGGGGTATGAAGATTTTAGAATTATTCAAATAA